One Mycoplasmoides pneumoniae FH genomic region harbors:
- a CDS encoding adhesin P30, with translation MKLPPRRKLKLFLLAWMLVLFSALIVLATLILVQHNNTELTEVKSELSPLNVVLHAEEDTVQIQGKPITEQAWFIPTVAGCFGFSALAIILGLAIGLPIVKRKEKRLLEEKERQEQLAEQLQRISAQQEEQQALEQQAAAEAHAEAEVEPAPQPVPVPPQPQVQINFGPRTGFPPQPGMAPRPGMPPHPGMAPRSGFPPQPGMAPRPGMPPHPGMAPRPGFPPQPGMAPRPGMPPHPGMAPRPGFPPQPGMAPRPGMQPPRPGMPPQPGFPPKR, from the coding sequence ATGAAGTTACCACCTCGAAGAAAGCTTAAACTGTTTTTATTAGCCTGAATGCTAGTGCTGTTCAGCGCTTTAATAGTGCTTGCAACCTTAATTTTGGTACAGCACAACAATACCGAACTGACAGAAGTTAAGAGTGAATTGAGTCCCCTTAACGTTGTTTTACACGCAGAAGAGGATACAGTACAAATTCAGGGCAAGCCGATTACTGAGCAAGCATGGTTTATTCCTACAGTTGCTGGTTGCTTTGGTTTTAGTGCCCTAGCCATCATCTTGGGCCTTGCTATAGGACTGCCAATTGTGAAGCGCAAGGAAAAACGCTTATTGGAGGAAAAGGAACGCCAAGAACAGTTAGCGGAACAGCTACAACGCATTTCTGCCCAACAAGAAGAGCAACAAGCGTTAGAACAACAAGCAGCTGCTGAAGCCCATGCTGAAGCGGAAGTTGAACCAGCACCACAACCAGTACCAGTACCACCTCAACCCCAAGTCCAAATTAACTTCGGTCCCCGTACTGGTTTCCCACCTCAACCCGGTATGGCGCCTCGTCCAGGTATGCCGCCACACCCCGGTATGGCTCCAAGATCTGGTTTCCCACCTCAACCCGGTATGGCGCCTCGTCCAGGTATGCCGCCACACCCCGGTATGGCTCCAAGACCTGGTTTCCCACCTCAACCCGGTATGGCGCCTCGTCCAGGTATGCCGCCACACCCCGGTATGGCTCCAAGACCTGGTTTCCCACCTCAACCCGGTATGGCGCCTCGTCCCGGAATGCAACCACCACGTCCTGGCATGCCACCCCAACCCGGTTTTCCACCAAAACGCTAA
- a CDS encoding ComEC/Rec2 family competence protein: protein MKWKLFYFFTLLTFTPAYFFIEQNQWVILASFLVIVNLISLTVHWKFGLLLISCSAALLAYCQLMPEFQLAKLMKANWLRTPFISWLDQHTSGVFNQYLKLFLINETTKNTLYQSAIQLNIVHLFVISGFHLSFLFGVMERWLYKRFYINKITGFVMLLLYLFLVGFAFSALRVFVSKLLRQMFPKQLPENNLGLTALLIILMSPGALHNFGFNFSFLACFVLFAINKVKLWKPLQAVLTSTLILIVVSPITLHLNRKLNALSVFHNLLFTPIALFYFCASWLLLPLIPWMGNSLVGFYWPLPWLSQWALNTTVFLNLPKPNWVFYLVYYGLWGLLYTVGTVFYYDRSLWRRYWVNSPAVKPTAQPSRL from the coding sequence ATGAAGTGAAAGCTGTTTTATTTTTTTACGTTACTCACCTTTACCCCTGCTTACTTCTTTATCGAACAAAATCAGTGGGTAATTTTAGCGAGTTTTTTGGTGATAGTTAACCTAATTAGTTTAACGGTACACTGGAAGTTTGGCTTACTGTTAATCAGTTGTAGTGCCGCTTTACTAGCATACTGTCAGTTAATGCCAGAGTTTCAACTAGCCAAACTAATGAAAGCGAACTGACTTCGCACCCCTTTTATTAGTTGACTAGATCAACACACTAGTGGTGTTTTTAATCAGTACTTAAAGCTGTTTTTAATTAACGAAACAACAAAAAACACACTGTATCAGAGTGCCATTCAGCTCAATATTGTCCACCTGTTTGTGATTAGTGGTTTTCACCTTAGTTTTTTGTTTGGTGTCATGGAGCGCTGGTTGTACAAGCGCTTTTACATCAATAAAATAACGGGTTTTGTAATGCTGTTGCTGTACCTCTTTTTGGTCGGATTTGCCTTTTCAGCTTTACGGGTTTTTGTCTCAAAGCTGTTACGGCAAATGTTTCCCAAGCAACTACCCGAAAATAATTTGGGCTTAACGGCGCTGTTAATCATCTTAATGAGTCCGGGAGCGTTACACAACTTTGGCTTTAACTTTTCCTTTTTAGCGTGCTTTGTGTTGTTTGCCATTAATAAGGTGAAGCTGTGAAAGCCACTGCAAGCGGTGTTAACTTCCACCTTAATCCTCATTGTGGTCAGTCCGATTACTTTGCACTTAAATCGAAAATTAAACGCTTTAAGTGTGTTTCATAACCTCTTGTTTACTCCCATAGCCTTGTTTTACTTCTGTGCTAGCTGACTGTTGTTACCGCTAATTCCATGAATGGGCAACAGTTTGGTCGGTTTTTACTGACCACTTCCCTGGTTGAGTCAGTGAGCCTTAAACACGACCGTATTTTTAAATCTACCCAAACCTAACTGGGTGTTTTACCTGGTTTATTATGGGCTGTGGGGCTTGTTGTATACTGTGGGTACAGTCTTTTACTATGACCGTAGTTTATGGCGCCGATATTGGGTTAATTCACCAGCAGTTAAACCAACTGCTCAACCCAGCCGCTTGTAA
- the hmw3 gene encoding terminal organelle protein HMW3: MTDKERAKLAKAYGKLAQKIQKSYPDINVVYGRDAKNKLHALYQDPETGNIFSLEKRKQLPADYPLFELDSDEPISFAPKIIPLTAFDGNNNEVIVQYDQVNNTFYDQDGNVLDVSGYRDGENIPLVDYLNYGGSTASADTTTSEPLSGEGYPDIDAGLPVVDPDATPEQQADQLFGLDPLPQAPDEYQDTTAPPVYDQTFDQATYDQQAYDQNYDPNAYYDQQAYDQSFDQQAYDQAYDANAYNTQNYDQAHDPNAYYDSQAYSDPDQASAVAPIEVAPLQPEPVAPVVEPTAVPIVESAPIVEVTPTVEPTPTPVVETAPVVEAPKVVEPTPTPVVEATPAPKVEPKVVEQPQPTPVTVEVDSPKVEIPKVVTAKVALQVAQPTPVPAVPKVAPQPTPAPVVVQPTAVVQPVVKAEPKVVTPTPAPQVVVTPQVATPKVTPKVVQTTPAVPPVVVQPEVVVQPIIRPTQPEPEWKPSPASVVEPQPCQSTCVNNESGAITIHTTNRSLLLEKLASLGHLHDASTRTPLPHERYQLAPPSEYVATKYNEPLFNLPAIRNSWARFTRPTVESTPIASRFTGVTPMAVNYRNPASLNFDSLNSFGAYRSPSSFYPLRRPLELSSLRRNRSSFFNTHRFDLGSNYTSFTPRYRSPLRGGLSQRFPLRSSWSKEF; this comes from the coding sequence ATGACAGATAAAGAAAGAGCAAAGCTAGCGAAAGCGTATGGTAAGCTAGCACAAAAGATCCAAAAGAGCTATCCCGACATTAATGTGGTTTATGGTCGTGATGCTAAAAATAAGCTTCACGCCCTGTACCAGGATCCTGAAACCGGGAACATCTTTTCTTTGGAAAAAAGAAAACAGCTCCCAGCGGATTATCCTCTGTTCGAATTGGACAGTGATGAACCAATTAGCTTTGCCCCCAAGATTATTCCACTCACTGCCTTTGATGGCAACAACAATGAGGTAATAGTCCAATACGACCAGGTCAACAATACCTTTTACGACCAAGATGGCAATGTTTTGGATGTGAGTGGTTACCGTGATGGGGAAAACATTCCCCTAGTGGACTATTTAAACTATGGTGGTAGTACCGCAAGTGCAGATACCACTACAAGCGAACCATTGAGTGGTGAGGGCTATCCGGACATTGATGCTGGTTTACCAGTTGTGGATCCCGATGCTACACCCGAACAGCAAGCTGATCAACTGTTCGGACTCGATCCACTACCTCAAGCACCAGACGAATATCAGGATACTACAGCACCACCAGTTTATGATCAGACCTTTGATCAAGCAACATACGACCAGCAAGCGTATGACCAAAACTATGATCCGAACGCTTACTATGACCAGCAAGCTTACGATCAGTCCTTTGATCAACAAGCGTATGATCAAGCCTATGATGCTAATGCTTACAATACACAGAACTATGATCAAGCTCACGATCCGAACGCTTACTATGATTCCCAAGCTTACAGCGATCCTGATCAAGCTAGTGCTGTAGCACCAATAGAGGTAGCACCACTCCAACCAGAACCAGTTGCACCAGTAGTGGAGCCAACTGCTGTTCCTATTGTTGAATCTGCTCCAATAGTAGAGGTTACTCCAACAGTAGAACCTACCCCAACACCAGTGGTAGAGACCGCACCAGTAGTGGAAGCTCCTAAGGTAGTGGAACCTACCCCAACACCAGTGGTAGAAGCTACTCCTGCCCCTAAAGTAGAGCCTAAGGTAGTGGAACAACCACAACCAACACCTGTAACTGTTGAGGTTGACTCACCTAAAGTTGAAATACCGAAGGTAGTAACAGCAAAAGTTGCACTCCAAGTGGCCCAACCAACCCCTGTTCCAGCTGTACCTAAAGTAGCACCACAACCAACCCCTGCTCCAGTAGTTGTCCAACCAACTGCTGTAGTTCAACCAGTTGTTAAGGCAGAACCGAAGGTAGTAACACCAACGCCAGCACCACAGGTAGTAGTTACTCCTCAAGTAGCTACACCTAAAGTGACACCTAAGGTAGTCCAAACAACTCCTGCGGTTCCACCAGTTGTAGTTCAACCAGAAGTGGTAGTCCAACCAATTATCCGTCCAACACAACCCGAACCGGAATGAAAACCATCCCCTGCATCGGTAGTGGAACCACAACCGTGTCAGTCAACTTGTGTTAATAATGAAAGTGGTGCAATTACCATTCACACCACCAACCGTTCCTTATTGTTGGAAAAGCTAGCGAGTTTGGGTCACCTCCACGATGCTTCTACCCGTACGCCTTTACCGCACGAGCGCTACCAGTTAGCTCCACCGAGTGAATATGTGGCTACCAAGTACAACGAACCGCTGTTTAACCTTCCAGCAATCCGCAACAGTTGAGCACGTTTTACACGGCCAACAGTAGAGTCAACACCAATTGCCAGTCGGTTTACTGGTGTTACACCGATGGCTGTAAACTACCGCAACCCAGCGAGTTTGAACTTCGACAGCCTTAACAGCTTTGGCGCTTACCGCAGTCCAAGTAGCTTTTACCCACTTAGAAGACCATTGGAATTGTCGAGCTTAAGGCGTAACCGCAGTTCCTTTTTCAACACGCACCGCTTTGATTTAGGGAGCAATTACACCAGTTTCACCCCGCGTTACCGCTCACCGTTACGTGGTGGTTTGTCTCAACGCTTTCCGCTCCGTTCCAGCTGGAGTAAAGAGTTTTAA